The following are encoded together in the Streptomyces sp. NBC_00358 genome:
- a CDS encoding TetR/AcrR family transcriptional regulator gives MDEARRPAGETGVPLIWTRSEPRRRQSPLERDDIVRAAMAVADEGGAEALTMSAVAGRLGPYTPMALYRHVLSKDGLVDLMLDAATAEIPLPQASGSGGWPDLRAVAMETWAMAKRHLWYAQLAPTRPPLGPHALRRTEFLLRLLVERGADLGRAVAFAALLDRHVLGSAQQVAEEHAMRRRLGLDTPQRLTEAVTAAQGLAEQGGHELLARWMKAPTGPDMDEQFEISLTFLLDGIEAELSR, from the coding sequence GTGGACGAAGCGCGGAGACCGGCCGGGGAGACCGGCGTACCGTTGATCTGGACCCGGTCCGAGCCCCGGCGCAGGCAGAGCCCGCTGGAGCGCGACGACATCGTGCGAGCGGCGATGGCAGTCGCCGACGAGGGCGGCGCGGAAGCCCTGACGATGTCTGCCGTGGCCGGACGGCTGGGCCCGTACACCCCCATGGCGCTCTACCGCCATGTGCTCAGCAAGGACGGACTCGTCGATCTCATGCTCGACGCGGCCACCGCGGAGATCCCGCTGCCTCAGGCGTCGGGGAGCGGTGGATGGCCGGACCTGAGGGCGGTGGCCATGGAGACGTGGGCGATGGCCAAGCGACACCTCTGGTACGCCCAACTGGCCCCGACCCGGCCTCCGTTGGGCCCGCACGCATTGCGCCGCACCGAGTTCCTGCTCCGCCTGCTGGTGGAGCGGGGCGCGGATCTCGGACGGGCCGTCGCCTTCGCGGCACTCCTCGACCGCCATGTCCTGGGCAGCGCGCAGCAAGTGGCGGAGGAGCACGCGATGCGGCGCCGGCTCGGGCTGGACACCCCGCAGAGGCTCACCGAGGCCGTCACCGCGGCCCAAGGGCTCGCGGAACAGGGCGGCCATGAACTGCTCGCCCGCTGGATGAAGGCACCGACGGGGCCGGACATGGACGAGCAGTTCGAGATCAGCCTGACCTTTCTGCTCGACGGCATCGAGGCCGAGCTGAGCCGCTGA